In Candidatus Kerfeldbacteria bacterium, a single genomic region encodes these proteins:
- a CDS encoding dCMP deaminase family protein has translation MKSRAQYISWDECFMRMAHVIAERSKDPSTQAGAVIANAQNVVVGLGYNGWPRGIEDDALPWERSGENLPDTKYAYVVHAEENAVYNANANTEGGKIYTTLFPCNECAKTIIQTGIKEVIYESDKYHDEPVWVASRKLFDLAGVKCRQYHSDWSDVKIPHKHQS, from the coding sequence ATGAAAAGCCGCGCACAGTATATCTCGTGGGACGAATGTTTTATGCGCATGGCGCATGTCATCGCAGAGCGATCGAAGGATCCAAGCACGCAGGCCGGTGCCGTAATTGCGAATGCACAAAATGTCGTGGTGGGCTTGGGTTACAATGGTTGGCCGCGCGGCATTGAGGATGATGCGTTGCCCTGGGAGCGCAGTGGTGAAAATTTACCAGACACAAAATACGCCTACGTTGTACATGCGGAGGAAAATGCGGTGTATAATGCTAATGCCAATACCGAAGGCGGAAAAATTTACACCACGTTATTTCCCTGCAATGAGTGCGCTAAGACCATTATTCAGACGGGCATCAAAGAGGTGATCTATGAAAGTGATAAATACCATGACGAACCAGTCTGGGTGGCTTCACGTAAATTGTTTGACCTCGCGGGAGTGAAATGCCGCCAGTACCATTCGGATTGGTCGGACGTGAAGATTCCTCATAAGCATCAATCATAA
- a CDS encoding YdeI/OmpD-associated family protein: protein MSTQKLSAGVAHAMPPDLKKALLGDTKAMGLWESLTPLARNEWICWVEAVKTAETRQDHVRRTVTELKEGMRRPCCWIGCIHRTDKPMSRSQKFILGKRNRK, encoded by the coding sequence ATGAGTACTCAAAAACTCTCAGCAGGCGTGGCACATGCCATGCCCCCAGATCTCAAGAAAGCACTGCTTGGTGACACAAAAGCAATGGGTCTGTGGGAAAGTTTGACGCCCTTGGCGCGCAATGAGTGGATCTGTTGGGTGGAGGCGGTGAAGACTGCCGAGACTCGCCAGGATCACGTCCGACGGACCGTTACCGAGCTGAAAGAGGGAATGCGTCGTCCCTGCTGCTGGATAGGGTGTATCCACCGTACCGACAAACCGATGAGCCGATCACAAAAATTTATCCTCGGCAAACGGAATCGGAAGTAG
- the dut gene encoding dUTP diphosphatase, which translates to MQAKFKRLHLNAKLPVHGRPGDAGLDLFAPEDVIIPPHERKQIPLGFAMEIPSEYVALVWDRSGMAAKMGIHSMAGVIDSTYRGEIKLVLYNTTNEPYQINAGDKVAQMVIQRHETVSFTEVDELSETERGEQGFLSSGK; encoded by the coding sequence ATGCAAGCGAAATTCAAACGACTTCATCTGAATGCAAAACTGCCGGTCCACGGTCGGCCCGGAGACGCGGGTTTGGATTTGTTTGCGCCTGAGGATGTCATTATTCCACCGCACGAACGAAAGCAGATTCCATTAGGTTTTGCTATGGAGATACCGAGTGAGTATGTGGCTTTGGTTTGGGATCGCAGCGGTATGGCCGCCAAGATGGGCATTCATTCCATGGCTGGCGTGATTGACAGCACGTACCGTGGTGAGATAAAGCTGGTGCTGTACAATACTACGAACGAACCATATCAGATTAACGCTGGTGATAAGGTTGCCCAGATGGTGATCCAGCGGCACGAGACGGTGAGCTTCACGGAAGTGGATGAATTGTCAGAAACGGAGCGCGGGGAGCAGGGGTTTCTGTCGAGTGGGAAGTAG
- a CDS encoding thymidylate synthase, with product MKQYLDLLQYVLDNGTDKADRTGTGTRSVFGYQTRYDLAKGFPLVTTKKVHLKSIIYELLWFLKGDTNVKWLNEHGVTIWDEWADENGDLGPIYGKQWTAWTAPDGSTINQIQNAVDMIRTNPDSRRIIVSGWNVGDLQTLIGGKKTAPPPCHTMFQFYVINGTLSCQLYQRSADAFLGVPFNIASYSLLTMMMAQVTGLKLGHFVHTFGDLHIYNNHFEQVKLQLSREPKALPTMTINPEKKDIFTFEFEDFTLEGYDPHPGIKAPIAV from the coding sequence ATGAAGCAATATTTGGACCTCCTCCAATACGTTTTAGATAATGGAACTGATAAAGCAGACCGGACCGGCACTGGTACGCGGTCGGTGTTTGGTTACCAGACGCGGTATGATTTGGCTAAGGGGTTCCCGCTGGTGACGACCAAGAAAGTCCATTTGAAATCTATCATTTATGAATTGCTCTGGTTTCTGAAGGGGGATACGAATGTGAAATGGCTGAATGAGCACGGCGTGACCATCTGGGACGAATGGGCTGATGAAAATGGGGACTTGGGGCCGATTTATGGCAAACAATGGACCGCCTGGACTGCGCCGGATGGCAGTACCATTAACCAGATCCAGAATGCAGTCGACATGATTCGTACTAATCCCGATTCGCGTCGGATCATTGTATCCGGTTGGAACGTAGGGGATTTACAGACCTTGATTGGCGGCAAGAAAACTGCGCCACCTCCATGCCATACCATGTTTCAGTTTTATGTGATCAATGGGACCTTGTCATGCCAATTGTACCAGCGCAGTGCGGACGCATTTCTTGGGGTGCCATTTAATATTGCCTCGTACTCATTACTCACCATGATGATGGCGCAGGTGACGGGCTTGAAGCTGGGGCATTTCGTGCATACGTTTGGTGATTTGCATATTTATAATAATCATTTCGAACAAGTGAAATTGCAGTTGTCGCGCGAGCCAAAGGCACTGCCTACCATGACCATCAATCCGGAAAAGAAGGATATCTTTACTTTTGAATTCGAGGACTTTACCCTTGAGGGCTATGACCCGCATCCGGGTATAAAAGCGCCGATTGCGGTGTAG
- the gatB gene encoding Asp-tRNA(Asn)/Glu-tRNA(Gln) amidotransferase subunit GatB, translated as MNKFETVIGLEIHVQLKTKSKMFSDCPVPADAATPNTAVDPLTLGHPGTLPVINEQAVRYAVMAALALHCEINRRSWFDRKSYFYPDLPKGYQISQSEKPFGYDGHLIVQYGEKRERIRIERVHLEEDTGKLLHDTEKNVSYVDYNRAGTPLMEVVTHPDFDTPEAAKAFLQELRLIMRYLGISDADMEKGHLRCDANISLRPNPSYFTDEKNAALGSIGLDPKKLYPKTEIKNLNSFRAVERALTYEIKRQTELWLAGTPPDAQSTRGWNDATGETVLQRVKEEQHDYRYFPEPDLPPVVLDDAFMDSVKMTLGELPQDKRERFHKQFGLNAYDAGIIVSDKVLADYFENVISELRAWLIADAGLEGTEEEVWANHGLKLVKSTANWIISRLLKLVNTHGGSFADLPITPENFAELMTLLFQHRVNNQTGQVILEKMFATGGDPSELLEQSGLGVQHDAKSLEAIIIEVLQAHPDRVAEYRAGKKPVLQYLIGQVMRASKGTADAQSVAELLQEKLDA; from the coding sequence ATGAATAAATTTGAAACAGTTATTGGTTTAGAAATCCATGTACAGCTCAAGACCAAGAGCAAGATGTTTTCTGATTGCCCAGTTCCGGCTGATGCCGCCACGCCCAATACCGCCGTGGATCCCTTAACCCTGGGGCATCCCGGCACGTTGCCGGTGATTAATGAGCAGGCGGTGCGCTATGCGGTGATGGCCGCCCTGGCGCTGCACTGTGAGATCAACCGGCGCTCGTGGTTTGACCGCAAAAGCTATTTCTATCCTGACTTGCCCAAAGGCTATCAAATTTCCCAATCAGAAAAGCCATTTGGCTATGATGGGCATCTGATCGTGCAGTATGGCGAGAAGCGGGAGCGCATCCGCATTGAACGTGTGCACCTGGAGGAAGATACGGGGAAATTATTGCATGACACTGAGAAGAACGTCAGCTATGTTGACTACAATCGCGCGGGTACGCCACTGATGGAAGTGGTGACGCATCCGGATTTTGATACGCCCGAAGCCGCCAAGGCATTTCTCCAGGAACTCAGGTTGATCATGCGGTACTTGGGTATTTCTGATGCCGACATGGAAAAAGGACACTTGCGTTGTGACGCGAATATTTCCCTGCGGCCAAACCCATCGTATTTCACTGATGAGAAAAACGCAGCCCTGGGCAGCATCGGTTTGGATCCGAAGAAATTATATCCCAAGACGGAAATCAAAAATCTCAATTCATTCCGGGCAGTGGAACGTGCCTTAACCTACGAAATTAAAAGACAAACCGAGCTGTGGCTGGCTGGGACTCCGCCTGATGCTCAATCCACGCGCGGTTGGAATGATGCGACCGGCGAGACCGTTTTGCAACGCGTGAAAGAGGAACAGCATGACTATCGGTATTTCCCCGAGCCAGATTTGCCACCGGTTGTTTTGGATGACGCATTTATGGATTCTGTAAAAATGACATTGGGCGAATTACCGCAGGATAAGCGCGAGCGGTTTCATAAGCAGTTTGGCCTGAATGCGTATGATGCAGGCATTATTGTCAGTGATAAAGTCTTGGCTGACTATTTTGAAAATGTTATTAGTGAATTGCGTGCTTGGTTGATTGCCGATGCAGGATTGGAAGGAACTGAAGAGGAAGTCTGGGCTAACCACGGATTAAAATTAGTTAAGAGCACCGCTAATTGGATCATTTCTCGCTTGTTGAAACTCGTGAACACGCATGGCGGTTCTTTTGCAGACTTGCCAATTACTCCAGAAAATTTTGCCGAGCTGATGACGTTGCTCTTTCAGCACCGGGTGAATAATCAGACGGGCCAGGTGATCCTGGAAAAAATGTTTGCCACCGGCGGCGATCCGTCTGAATTGCTGGAGCAGTCGGGCCTCGGCGTCCAGCATGATGCGAAATCGCTTGAAGCTATTATTATCGAAGTGTTGCAGGCGCATCCGGATCGGGTGGCAGAGTATCGCGCGGGCAAGAAACCGGTGCTGCAGTACTTGATCGGCCAAGTTATGCGCGCCTCGAAAGGCACCGCCGATGCACAATCGGTGGCCGAGTTGCTCCAGGAAAAATTAGACGCCTAG
- the thrS gene encoding threonine--tRNA ligase, translated as MEKPMHQFHELRHSLAHVLAAAVLRIFPEAKLGIGPVIESGFYYDFDLPRPLIPQDLLKIEKEMRKLISQSLGFERQELSVADAKKLFAGQPFKLELIQDLATKGTTVFDELENAPAGKPAATITAYTTGKFVDLCRGGHLESTKQIKADAFKLTRTAGAYWRGDEKNPMLQRIYGVAFPTKAELDAYLTLQEEMKKRDHRKLGNDLELFDFHDVSPGAAFWLPQGMIIYRLLEDLIRSELQRDAYVEIKTPQIIHQKLWQESGHWDHYQDNMFLMDVEKQTYSLKPMNCPGSTFVYRRHKRSYRELPVRLAEFGLNSRNELSGALGGLFRVRQFTMDDAHIYARPDQIQAEVKQCLAMMKRVYKYFGFQPKFYLSTMPDQHLGTEATWRAAEKELASALKSQKIPFELKEKDGAFYGPKVDININDALGRSWQLTTIQLDYNVPERFNLSYTDEHGNDVRPVIIHRAILGSMERFVGILIEHFAGAFPVWLAPVQVAILTVGKAHIRYAKKLHQLFIAAGIRSKLIDANETVGYKIRNAEKQKVPYMLVIGDKEMNSSKLAVRLRGKKTLLAISQTAFIKRVQQEIEKRK; from the coding sequence ATGGAAAAACCAATGCATCAATTTCATGAGCTCCGCCACTCGCTCGCCCACGTCTTAGCCGCCGCCGTACTCAGAATATTTCCTGAGGCGAAGCTGGGCATTGGCCCAGTGATTGAAAGCGGATTTTATTACGACTTTGACTTGCCGCGGCCATTGATTCCGCAGGACTTACTCAAGATAGAAAAAGAAATGCGGAAATTGATTTCCCAGAGCTTAGGATTTGAACGCCAGGAATTATCGGTGGCTGACGCGAAAAAACTGTTTGCTGGGCAACCATTTAAACTTGAGTTGATACAAGATTTGGCCACCAAGGGTACAACAGTTTTTGATGAATTGGAAAACGCACCAGCTGGAAAACCCGCGGCAACTATTACCGCGTACACGACCGGCAAATTCGTTGATCTCTGCCGCGGCGGCCACCTCGAGTCTACCAAGCAAATCAAAGCTGACGCATTTAAACTGACACGGACGGCCGGCGCCTACTGGCGTGGGGACGAAAAAAATCCCATGCTCCAGCGGATTTATGGCGTGGCTTTCCCGACCAAAGCAGAGCTGGATGCATATCTGACACTTCAAGAAGAAATGAAAAAGCGCGATCACCGCAAATTGGGCAATGACCTCGAGCTGTTTGATTTCCACGACGTCTCCCCTGGCGCCGCATTTTGGCTGCCTCAGGGCATGATTATCTATCGCCTGCTCGAGGACCTTATACGCAGTGAACTCCAACGCGATGCCTATGTGGAGATTAAAACACCGCAAATCATTCACCAAAAGCTATGGCAGGAATCAGGCCACTGGGATCACTACCAGGACAACATGTTTCTCATGGACGTGGAAAAGCAAACGTATTCATTGAAACCCATGAATTGTCCGGGCTCAACGTTTGTGTATCGCCGGCACAAGCGTAGTTACCGCGAGCTTCCTGTGCGTTTGGCAGAATTCGGACTAAACTCGCGGAATGAATTATCCGGCGCCTTGGGTGGACTTTTTCGTGTGCGGCAATTTACGATGGATGACGCGCATATCTACGCCCGCCCGGACCAGATCCAGGCAGAAGTGAAGCAATGCCTGGCGATGATGAAACGAGTGTATAAATATTTCGGATTCCAGCCAAAATTCTATCTCTCCACCATGCCCGACCAGCACCTCGGCACCGAAGCTACCTGGCGCGCCGCGGAAAAGGAATTAGCTAGCGCACTCAAGTCACAAAAAATACCTTTTGAATTGAAAGAAAAAGACGGCGCCTTCTATGGGCCAAAGGTTGATATCAATATCAATGACGCGCTCGGTCGCTCATGGCAATTAACCACGATTCAGCTCGACTATAATGTTCCTGAGCGATTTAACCTCAGTTACACCGATGAACATGGCAATGACGTCCGACCAGTCATTATTCATCGCGCCATCCTGGGCAGCATGGAACGTTTTGTGGGAATCTTGATTGAACATTTTGCCGGCGCCTTCCCCGTCTGGCTGGCACCGGTGCAGGTGGCAATATTAACGGTTGGTAAAGCACATATCCGCTACGCAAAAAAATTACACCAACTATTTATCGCAGCCGGCATCCGCTCGAAACTAATCGATGCGAATGAAACCGTTGGTTACAAAATTCGTAATGCAGAAAAGCAGAAAGTCCCCTACATGCTGGTCATCGGCGATAAAGAAATGAACAGCAGCAAGCTGGCAGTCCGGTTGCGCGGCAAAAAAACATTACTTGCTATTTCCCAAACGGCATTTATCAAGCGTGTCCAACAAGAAATCGAAAAACGGAAGTGA
- the raiA gene encoding ribosome-associated translation inhibitor RaiA → MPTIISGKNFKLSPTLQDYVTQELRKLEKFSSQIISSKAELDHDHNQHTGKVYRVELSVRLPGIVLMAGQKAEHMRTAIEQCLKKLERQVTKYKDKQTDRSRRSAKKFA, encoded by the coding sequence ATGCCGACTATCATTAGTGGAAAAAATTTCAAACTGTCGCCCACCCTCCAGGATTATGTTACTCAGGAATTGCGCAAATTGGAAAAATTTTCTTCCCAAATCATTTCTTCAAAAGCCGAACTTGACCATGACCATAATCAGCATACCGGAAAAGTATACCGCGTGGAATTATCCGTCAGATTACCCGGCATTGTGCTGATGGCCGGACAAAAAGCCGAGCACATGCGCACCGCTATTGAGCAGTGCCTGAAGAAACTGGAACGCCAAGTCACCAAATACAAAGACAAGCAAACCGATCGATCTCGTCGCTCTGCCAAAAAATTCGCCTAG
- a CDS encoding M24 family metallopeptidase → MNKAQLEQVTKALRIVEQAFVSVKRELHLGVTEIQIARWLKKYFKDAGYPRLAFPSIVAFGTNAAVPHHVPTARPLRSGVTVKIDCGVRVASACTDVTRTFWFGKPNALFRRRYRAVLEAQRLAIAAVRPCVLGSTVDQVARGYLREQGIGNYFIHGTGHGIGFRIHQKPYLSPKRGSGRLQSGQLVTVEPGVYFPAWGGIRVEDMVLVTDRGRQILSPNIQKMPNKIEISPH, encoded by the coding sequence ATGAATAAGGCTCAATTAGAACAAGTTACAAAAGCCTTGCGCATTGTTGAGCAGGCGTTTGTGTCAGTGAAACGGGAGTTACACCTTGGTGTCACAGAAATTCAGATCGCACGGTGGCTGAAAAAATATTTTAAGGATGCTGGCTATCCACGATTGGCGTTTCCTAGTATTGTGGCGTTCGGCACCAATGCCGCCGTGCCGCACCACGTCCCGACTGCCCGCCCGTTGCGTAGCGGCGTGACCGTCAAAATTGACTGCGGTGTCCGCGTGGCGAGTGCTTGCACTGATGTGACACGGACATTTTGGTTTGGCAAACCAAACGCATTATTTCGCCGGCGGTATCGGGCAGTACTTGAAGCGCAACGCCTCGCTATTGCTGCCGTACGCCCGTGTGTGTTGGGAAGTACGGTTGACCAGGTGGCGCGGGGCTATTTGCGGGAGCAGGGGATTGGTAACTACTTTATTCATGGCACGGGCCATGGCATCGGCTTTCGCATTCACCAAAAGCCGTACTTGAGTCCCAAGCGGGGCAGCGGCAGGTTGCAGAGCGGCCAGCTGGTGACCGTGGAACCGGGGGTGTATTTCCCAGCTTGGGGCGGTATCCGGGTAGAGGATATGGTGCTGGTAACCGATCGAGGCAGACAGATATTATCCCCTAATATTCAAAAAATGCCCAATAAAATTGAGATTTCTCCACATTGA
- a CDS encoding endonuclease domain-containing protein — MTIIFNTHSMKKRRQQLRRSAPRAELLLWRYLKGKQLGGYKFRRQHSIGGYVVDFYCPELRLVIEVDGPSHYVSKEAREYDRHRQKYIESLRITVLRFTNADVYVNMREVIDMIYSILPRP; from the coding sequence ATGACAATCATCTTCAATACCCACTCAATGAAAAAACGACGTCAGCAATTACGGCGCTCCGCGCCCCGGGCTGAGTTGCTCCTCTGGCGTTATTTGAAGGGCAAACAGCTTGGTGGTTATAAATTTAGGCGTCAGCATAGTATCGGTGGGTATGTGGTGGATTTCTATTGTCCAGAATTGCGATTAGTGATTGAGGTGGATGGGCCGTCACATTATGTATCAAAAGAGGCGAGGGAGTATGATCGGCACCGGCAAAAGTACATTGAATCTTTGCGCATAACCGTGTTGCGTTTTACTAATGCCGATGTGTATGTAAATATGCGAGAAGTGATTGACATGATTTATAGTATTTTACCGAGACCCTGA
- a CDS encoding dihydrofolate reductase: MNKPIISGVVAISKNHVIGRDGTLPWDIPEDLQHFRNLTKGHVMIMGRKTYESIGRPLPNRISIIITRNSEYKVEGCFVVQSLDEAVALAKEKEENGEIFVIGGGEIFRQAMPIIEKLYLTVVDVEIEGHAFFPDYAEFKNVVSERKSHGNGFHYTFYELTR; encoded by the coding sequence ATGAACAAACCTATCATCAGCGGCGTTGTCGCCATATCAAAAAACCATGTCATTGGTCGTGATGGCACGTTGCCCTGGGATATACCCGAGGACTTACAGCATTTCCGCAATCTGACCAAGGGACACGTCATGATCATGGGTAGGAAGACCTACGAATCAATCGGCCGGCCGCTGCCGAATCGCATCAGCATTATTATTACCCGTAATTCGGAGTACAAAGTAGAAGGATGTTTTGTGGTGCAGTCATTAGACGAAGCCGTGGCGCTCGCCAAAGAGAAAGAGGAGAATGGCGAGATTTTTGTCATCGGTGGGGGAGAAATATTTCGGCAAGCCATGCCCATCATCGAAAAATTGTATCTGACGGTGGTTGATGTGGAAATCGAAGGCCATGCATTTTTCCCAGACTACGCCGAATTCAAAAACGTGGTCAGCGAACGAAAAAGCCATGGTAACGGATTTCACTATACCTTTTACGAATTAACGCGCTAA
- the rplK gene encoding 50S ribosomal protein L11 gives MAGKPIKTMVKIQLPAGKATPAPPVGTALGPHGLNIQDFCTKFNAQTKDKMGDIIPVEITIFEDRTFTFILKTPPAAELLKKAAGIQKGSSDPLKIKVGSVTRAQLEEIAKIKMVDLNAGSLDAAVNIIAGTARNMGITIK, from the coding sequence ATGGCAGGCAAACCAATCAAAACAATGGTGAAAATTCAGCTGCCGGCTGGCAAGGCAACTCCGGCGCCTCCCGTCGGTACCGCACTTGGGCCACACGGGCTGAACATTCAGGATTTCTGCACGAAATTTAACGCGCAGACAAAAGATAAAATGGGAGACATTATCCCGGTGGAAATTACGATCTTTGAAGATCGGACATTTACATTTATTTTAAAAACTCCTCCAGCCGCCGAATTGCTGAAAAAAGCCGCCGGTATCCAAAAAGGATCCAGCGACCCGCTCAAGATTAAAGTGGGTTCAGTCACTCGGGCACAGCTTGAGGAAATCGCCAAAATAAAAATGGTTGATTTGAACGCGGGCAGTCTCGATGCCGCGGTTAATATCATTGCCGGTACTGCTCGTAATATGGGCATAACCATTAAATAA
- the miaA gene encoding tRNA (adenosine(37)-N6)-dimethylallyltransferase MiaA, which yields MKQPLIVIVGPTASGKTSLSLALAKKFHGEIVSADSRQVYRGMDIGSGKATKKEQTIVPHHLLDVATPTQEYTVAHFKRDAQKAIYDIHRRGHLPFLVGGTGFWIRTVIDDLALPSVKPNKKLRARLMKKSPAQLYTLLKGLDPRRAKTIDRQNPYRLIRAIEIIKATDAAVPPLTKSNPYRILMIGINPPQKKLHRNIAIRLRSRLQRGMIAEVQRLHRRGVSWKRLEALGLEYRYISRYLQRKLSRQDMVRQLEHEIQQYAKRQRTWFRPDTHIHWNLTRLEIARLIASHIHQKK from the coding sequence ATGAAACAACCTCTCATTGTCATCGTCGGGCCGACTGCTTCGGGAAAAACCTCGTTGTCACTCGCTTTGGCTAAAAAATTCCATGGTGAAATCGTTTCCGCGGACTCGCGCCAAGTGTATCGTGGCATGGATATCGGCAGTGGCAAAGCCACAAAAAAAGAACAGACGATAGTGCCTCATCACCTACTCGATGTGGCTACACCAACCCAGGAATACACCGTGGCGCATTTTAAGCGTGACGCGCAAAAAGCCATTTATGACATACACAGGCGCGGCCACCTCCCCTTTCTGGTGGGTGGAACCGGTTTTTGGATTCGCACGGTGATTGATGATTTAGCCCTGCCGTCAGTCAAGCCAAATAAAAAACTGCGGGCTCGGCTCATGAAAAAATCACCAGCACAACTGTACACCCTGCTCAAAGGCCTGGATCCCCGCCGCGCCAAAACCATTGACCGCCAAAACCCCTATCGTCTCATTCGCGCCATTGAAATTATCAAAGCAACTGATGCCGCGGTGCCCCCGCTGACAAAAAGCAATCCCTACCGCATACTAATGATTGGGATTAACCCACCTCAAAAAAAACTTCACCGCAATATTGCGATTCGTTTGCGCTCCCGGCTCCAGCGCGGCATGATCGCTGAAGTGCAGCGACTACACCGCCGTGGAGTAAGCTGGAAACGACTGGAAGCACTGGGTCTGGAGTACCGCTATATCAGCCGCTACCTCCAGAGGAAGCTCTCCCGTCAGGACATGGTGCGGCAACTCGAACATGAAATCCAGCAATACGCCAAACGCCAACGCACCTGGTTCCGACCGGATACCCACATTCATTGGAATCTCACGCGGTTGGAGATAGCACGGCTGATTGCCTCACACATCCACCAAAAAAAATAA
- the nusG gene encoding transcription termination/antitermination protein NusG — protein sequence MPKQTLQQGRRWYVLHTYSGYEENVARNLRQRIESMDMQDKIFNVLIPTENKIKIKNGKRRVVTEKIFPGYVLVEMVVTDDSWYVVRNTPNVTGFVGSGTTPTPISEDEVKEIQRRMGVEEPKYKIDVNQGTPVKITDGPFKEYEGKVSEVDEARGKVKVLVAMFGRETPIELDFLQIKKI from the coding sequence ATGCCGAAGCAAACACTTCAACAAGGCCGTCGCTGGTACGTCCTCCACACCTATTCTGGGTATGAAGAAAACGTGGCGCGCAACCTCCGTCAGCGTATTGAGTCCATGGACATGCAGGACAAAATTTTTAACGTGCTGATTCCTACAGAAAACAAGATTAAGATTAAGAACGGCAAACGTCGCGTGGTCACTGAAAAGATTTTTCCAGGATATGTATTAGTTGAAATGGTAGTGACTGATGATTCCTGGTACGTGGTGCGAAATACGCCGAACGTCACCGGTTTTGTCGGTTCTGGTACGACCCCGACTCCTATTTCCGAAGATGAAGTCAAAGAAATTCAGCGGCGCATGGGCGTGGAAGAGCCGAAATACAAGATTGACGTCAATCAAGGTACGCCAGTGAAGATTACTGATGGACCGTTCAAAGAATACGAAGGTAAAGTCAGCGAAGTGGACGAAGCGCGCGGCAAAGTGAAGGTGCTGGTGGCTATGTTCGGCCGCGAAACGCCTATTGAACTCGACTTTCTTCAAATCAAAAAGATATAG
- a CDS encoding 50S ribosomal protein L1, which produces MKRSKKYEAALKLVDQNKQYAPADAFALVPQTSATKFDAGVEVHIRLGIDPKKAEQMVRGSVVLPHGTGKKKRIAVFCEEKDQAAAKAAGADLVGGEELIKEIKTTNVIDFDIAVATPAIMKSMGPIAKILGPKGLMPNPRNETVTPKIAEAVKALSGGKITFRNDDTGNIHQLIGRVSFGSEKLLQNYEAFLDAIRRVKPNTVKGSYLQNITISSSMGPGIHVKA; this is translated from the coding sequence ATGAAACGATCTAAGAAATACGAAGCTGCCCTGAAGCTCGTTGATCAGAATAAGCAGTATGCACCGGCTGACGCGTTTGCGCTCGTTCCACAAACCAGCGCCACTAAGTTTGACGCAGGTGTGGAAGTGCATATTCGTCTCGGCATTGATCCGAAGAAAGCAGAACAAATGGTTCGCGGCTCTGTAGTATTACCGCACGGCACCGGCAAGAAGAAACGTATTGCCGTTTTTTGCGAGGAAAAGGATCAAGCCGCTGCGAAAGCCGCAGGCGCTGATTTGGTTGGCGGTGAAGAATTAATCAAAGAAATCAAAACCACCAACGTGATTGATTTTGACATTGCCGTCGCTACCCCTGCCATCATGAAGAGCATGGGGCCGATTGCTAAGATTCTCGGGCCCAAAGGTCTGATGCCGAATCCGCGCAATGAAACCGTGACTCCGAAAATCGCGGAGGCAGTCAAGGCCTTAAGCGGGGGCAAGATTACGTTCCGTAATGACGACACCGGCAATATTCATCAGTTGATCGGTCGGGTTTCATTTGGCTCGGAAAAACTACTCCAAAACTATGAAGCCTTCCTGGATGCTATTCGTCGGGTCAAACCCAATACGGTCAAAGGTAGCTATCTCCAAAACATCACCATCTCCAGCAGCATGGGGCCGGGGATACACGTCAAAGCCTAA
- the secE gene encoding preprotein translocase subunit SecE — protein sequence MANRIISYIRESRDELKKVLWPSKAETVKYTLLVVGISLGVALFLGAVDFGLNLLVEKLIV from the coding sequence ATGGCAAACCGCATTATTTCCTATATTCGCGAGTCCCGGGATGAGCTCAAAAAGGTTCTCTGGCCATCCAAGGCAGAGACCGTGAAATATACCTTACTGGTCGTGGGTATTAGTCTCGGGGTGGCACTTTTCTTAGGTGCTGTTGATTTCGGGCTTAATTTATTAGTTGAGAAATTGATCGTCTAG